CTACTGCAGTTCGTGGACGAGAAGAAAGGAAAAGAAGCTGCCGAGGGGTTTGAGGAAACGCACCCTTTGAAATGAACGACCTTACGACGAGTTCAAGCGCCCCTTGACCTCCCGGAGCGCCGTCCTTAGCCCTGCCGTTAGCTCCCGGAGGCTCTTCTGCTTTCTGAGGATATAGGCCGGGTGGTAGACGGGCATAACCGGGACCCCGCTCCCGTATTCGGCCCACGCGCCGGGGATGAACTCGCCTTGGGGAACGAGTGCGGTGAACGCGACCTTTCCTACCGCGACTATCGTCGCGGGCCCGACCGCAACTATTTCCTCTTTCAGGTAGGGAAGGAAAAAAGCTATCTCCGCCCTCGTCGGAGGGCGGGTCCTCCCCCTCTCGGTATCTATCTTCGGCCAGACCTTTACGACGTTCGTTATGTAGAGTTCTTCCCTGGGCCGCTCGAAGACGTCCTCGACTATATCGAAGAAAAAAGTCCCGGCCCGGCCGACGAACGGTCTTCCGAGCTTTGTCTCGCTCCTTCCGGGTGCCTCGCCCACCACCATGAGCCCCGATGGGACCGGGCCGTCTCCGAATACCGGCGTGCTCTCGCTTAAGGCCGGGTCCCTTCGGCATGCGGAAGCGATCCTCTTCCGTATCTTGGATATAGCTGCCCCCTCCGCCCCCTTCTTCAGCCCCCTCACCCGCCGTCCTTGCCGAAGAGGTCGGGCTCCTTTTTCCCCACTTTACCTTTTTCCCCTTTCCCTTCCTTCCCCTTTTCCACCCTATCTTCCTTCTCCCCCAGGGCCTCCGCCCCGGGGGACCCGGGAGCGCCCTTGTAGATAAACCTCTCGTAGAGCCTGTGGAACTCGGTCCAGTTGCCCCTGCCCCCCTCCTTCTCGATAAGGGAGCTTATGGAGTCCATCTTCGCGTCGAGGTCGTCGAGGTAGTAGAGGGCCGTGGCCTCCAGCGTCTTGGGCCTCTTCGGGGAGCCGAAATCGAGGTAGCCGTGGTGGCTGAGGAGCATGTGCTTCAAGAGCATCGAGGTCTCCCTGGGGAAGTCCGGCACCTCCTTTATCTTCGCCTCGACCATCTCCACACCCATTGTTATGTGGCCGATGAGCCTGCCCTCGTCGGTGTAGTCGAAGGGGCCGTCGTAGGAGAGTTCATATATTTTGCCGATGTCGTGGAGTATGAGGCCCGCGGTGAGGAGGTCTCGGTTAAGCTGCCTGTAATGTGATGATACGAACTCCCCGAGCTTGCAGAGCGAGAGGACGTGCTCGATGAGTCCCCCGAGCCGCGGGTGGTGCATGGCCTTGGCCGCCGGAGCGGTCATAAAGAGCCCCCTGAGCTCGCTGTCCTTGAAGACGGCGGTAAGGAGCCCCTTTATGTGCTTGTCCCCGACGGCCGAGATGACGCCGTCGAGCTCCTTTATCATCTCTTCCGGGTCTCTTTCGGTTGCGGGGAGGTAGTCCCTCATGTTGAACTCACCGTTGGAGAGTGCCGTCACCCCGGCCACGTTCAGCTGGAGCTTCCCCTGGTAGGAGACCACGTGGCCCCTTACCCTGGCCACGTCCCCCTTTTCAAAACCTCTGCCTATGGCCTCCGCATCGTCCCAGACGCGGGCCTCGACCTCGCCCGTACGGTCCATGAATTTTAGGTTCAGATAGGGTTTTCCGGCCTTGCTGACACCGGTCTCCTTCTTCGCTACGAGGAAGCTGTCGTCCACTCTAACCCTCTCCTTCAGGTCCTTTAGATGCAGTTTCTTCACCTATGCCTCCGTCGCTCCGCTTTTTTCCCGCCCGAGAAACCAGCTAACGTACCTCCCGACCCCCTCGTCGAGGCCGACCTCGGGCTTGAAGCCTAGAAGCCTTTCGGCCTTGCCGACGTCGGCGCAGGTAACCGGCACGTCGCCCTCGGCGGGCGGAAGTTTTTTGACGTTCGCCTTCTTGCCGAGCTTCTTTTCTATTATCGATATGAGCTCATGCACCTCATGGGTCTTCGAGCCTCCGAGGTTTATTATCTCGTAGGGGAACGGTTTATAGACGGCCGCCTCGACCCCGTTTATTATGTCGCCTACGTAGGTAAAATCCCTCTTCGCCGTGCCGTCGCCGTAGACCGGGACCTCCAACC
The sequence above is a segment of the Thermodesulfobacteriota bacterium genome. Coding sequences within it:
- a CDS encoding uracil-DNA glycosylase; translated protein: MRGLKKGAEGAAISKIRKRIASACRRDPALSESTPVFGDGPVPSGLMVVGEAPGRSETKLGRPFVGRAGTFFFDIVEDVFERPREELYITNVVKVWPKIDTERGRTRPPTRAEIAFFLPYLKEEIVAVGPATIVAVGKVAFTALVPQGEFIPGAWAEYGSGVPVMPVYHPAYILRKQKSLRELTAGLRTALREVKGRLNSS
- a CDS encoding HD domain-containing protein, yielding MKKLHLKDLKERVRVDDSFLVAKKETGVSKAGKPYLNLKFMDRTGEVEARVWDDAEAIGRGFEKGDVARVRGHVVSYQGKLQLNVAGVTALSNGEFNMRDYLPATERDPEEMIKELDGVISAVGDKHIKGLLTAVFKDSELRGLFMTAPAAKAMHHPRLGGLIEHVLSLCKLGEFVSSHYRQLNRDLLTAGLILHDIGKIYELSYDGPFDYTDEGRLIGHITMGVEMVEAKIKEVPDFPRETSMLLKHMLLSHHGYLDFGSPKRPKTLEATALYYLDDLDAKMDSISSLIEKEGGRGNWTEFHRLYERFIYKGAPGSPGAEALGEKEDRVEKGKEGKGEKGKVGKKEPDLFGKDGG
- a CDS encoding GDP-mannose 4,6-dehydratase → LEVPVYGDGTAKRDFTYVGDIINGVEAAVYKPFPYEIINLGGSKTHEVHELISIIEKKLGKKANVKKLPPAEGDVPVTCADVGKAERLLGFKPEVGLDEGVGRYVSWFLGREKSGATEA